One segment of Alnus glutinosa chromosome 2, dhAlnGlut1.1, whole genome shotgun sequence DNA contains the following:
- the LOC133859684 gene encoding NAC domain-containing protein 100-like: MEKNVFRLRKETEQIELPPGFRFHPTDEELITHYLSPKVLDTNFSAIAIGEVDLNKCEPWELPWRAKMGEKEWYFFCVRDRKYPTGLRTNRATDAGYWKATGKDKEIYRGRELVGMKKTLVFYKGRAPKGEKTGWVMHEYRLEGKYSGYNLPKAKNDWVICRAFKKISAGKKTHISGLVTLGSYANESCPSLLPPLMETSHVTCFSEPMEDQKAKKDMIDRFTTHLAAASSSSNPAYNSSALNMGNFHYSDSALMHDESILRILLENHAPNMERNTKAAEFSPDTGFSTDISSVVSNHDMGQRSFEDQEPSSSAGPVDIDCLWNY, encoded by the exons ATGGAAAAAAACGTTTTTAGGCTTAGAAAAGAAACTGAGCAAATTGAATTGCCACCAGGTTTTCGATTTCACCCGACTGATGAAGAACTTATAACTCACTACCTATCCCCAAAGGTTCTTGACACCAACTTCTCTGCTATAGCAATTGGCGAGGTCGACCTTAATAAGTGTGAGCCTTGGGAGTTGCCAT GGAGGGCTAAAATGGGTGAAAAGGAATGGTATTTCTTCTGTGTCAGAGACAGAAAGTACCCAACTGGTTTAAGAACAAACAGAGCTACTGATGCTGGATATTGGAAAGCCACAGGGAAAGACAAGGAAATATATAGGGGGAGAGAACTGGTAGGAATGAAGAAAACTCTTGTTTTCTACAAGGGGAGGGCTCCTAAAGGAGAAAAAACCGGTTGGGTCATGCATGAATATAGACTAGAGGGGAAATATTCTGGATACAATCTCCCCAAAGCCAAG AATGATTGGGTAATATGCAGAGCTTTTAAGAAAATCTCAGCTGGGAAGAAAACCCACATTTCTGGATTGGTGACGCTAGGCTCCTACGCCAACGAATCGTGTCCTTCACTATTGCCTCCATTAATGGAGACGTCTCACGTGACCTGCTTCTCCGAACCGATGGAGGACCAGAAGGCCAAGAAAGACATGATTGATAGGTTCACCACTCATCTCGCAGCTGCCTCATCTTCCTCAAACCCAGCGTATAATTCCTCTGCTCTAAACATGGGAAATTTTCACTACTCCGACTCTGCTTTAATGCATGATGAGTCCATATTGAGGATTCTGCTTGAAAATCATGCTCCAAACATGGAACGGAATACAAAAGCAGCTGAGTTCTCGCCTGACACTGGATTTAGCACCGATATCTCTTCGGTGGTGTCCAACCATGATATGGGTCAAAGGTCTTTTGAGGATCAAGAACCATCAAGTTCTGCTGGACCAGTGGACATTGATTGTCTATGGAATTATTAA